A single genomic interval of Helianthus annuus cultivar XRQ/B chromosome 13, HanXRQr2.0-SUNRISE, whole genome shotgun sequence harbors:
- the LOC118485913 gene encoding uncharacterized protein LOC118485913 translates to MADQKLHPAVTVSNIKTFVPITLDHEASDYNTWSELFRLHCTAYLVADHLSPRTPLAAADKDKDKETSGSSSYPADSWERLDAIVHQWMYGTISTELLKTVIKTRTTAYDAWKAIESLFQDNKATRTLFLKQKFATTRLENFSSMAAYCQELKVLSDQLSNVDAPVDEQTLVLQTIAGLTEQYETVGTILQNTKPLPSFFDVRSQLCMNETTKANHALHSATQASTALLAQNRPNYSHSTPNQSTASPNACDTSRGRGRSRGRGRASSSQSYRSSNPPQTNHPYIIFPNNWT, encoded by the coding sequence ATGGCCGACCAAAAGCTTCACCCCGCTGTAACCGTATCAAACATTAAGACCTTTGTTCCAATCACCCTGGATCACGAAGCGTCGGACTATAACACTTGGTCCGAACTGTTTCGCCTCCACTGCACCGCGTACCTTGTTGCTGATCACCTTTCTCCTCGGACACCACTCGCTGCCGCTGACAAAGACAAAGACAAAGAGACTAGTGGCTCTTCATCATATCCAGCCGACTCTTGGGAGCGGCTAGATGCCATCGTACATCAGTGGATGTACGGTACTATCTCTACGGAACTTCTCAAGACAGTCATCAAGACCCGAACCACTGCTTACGATGCCTGGAAGGCCATTGAGTCTTTGTTCCAGGATAACAAAGCCACTCGTACATTGTTTCTGAAGCAAAAGTTTGCCACCACTCGCTTGGAAAACTTTTCCTCCATGGCGGCGTACTGTCAAGAACTCAAGGTTCTCTCTGATCAACTGAGCAATGTCGACGCTCCCGTCGATGAACAGACGCTTGTTCTACAGACCATTGCTGGTCTTACGGAACAATATGAAACCGTCGGTACCATCCTACAGAATACCAAACCTCTACCCTCCTTCTTTGACGTCCGTTCTCAACTTTGCATGAACGAGACCACCAAAGCAAATCATGCCCTTCACTCCGCCACCCAAGCCTCTACCGCCCTCCTTGCCCAAAACAGACCCAACTACTCACATTCCACCCCTAACCAGTCCACTGCCTCCCCTAATGCTTGTGACACCAGCCGGGGCCGAGGTCGCTCTCGCGGCCGAGGCCGAGCCTCCTCCTCTCAATCCTATCGCTCATCCAACCCTCCTCAAACTAATCACCCCTACATTATTTTCCCTAACAACTGGACCTAA
- the LOC110900036 gene encoding transcription factor bHLH104 isoform X1 gives MHHKLPHICPLNHSVQHLQLSRFTKILQWDLPTVRRNASENTSGGVQGDGSVASLAPPETEGVEKECSRKRGRSNSCSKAENKACRERQRRGILNNRFLELSSTLEPDRHATTDKFAMLGDAIRVLNQLKSETQDFKETIEKLSEEIKTLKSEKKELREEKLVLKAEKAKMEQQVKSMTNNIPPPGFMAPHPAAFQAGAPKMPVFPGYGYIPMWQYLPPSTCDTSHDHELRPPAA, from the exons ATGCACCATAAACTTCCCCACATCTGCCCCCTAAACCATTCAGTTCAACATCTCCAG CTCTCACGTTTCACAAAGATTTTACAATGGGACCTGCCAACTGTTCGACGAAATGCCTCAGAGAACACAAG TGGTGGAGTCCAAGGTGATGGTTCAGTTGCTAGCCTTGCACCACCGGAGACGGAGGGTGTGGAGAAAGAGTGCTCAAGAAAAAG GGGACGCAGTAACTCATGCAGCAAGGCCGAGAATAAAGCATGTCGTGAGAGGCAAAGAAGGGGAATATTAAACAACAG GTTCTTAGAATTAAGCTCTACTTTGGAACCCGACCGGCATGCCACCACTGATAAATTTGCTATGCTTGGAGATGCTATCCGAGTTCTAAATCAGCTCAAATCTGAAACACAGGATTTCAAAGAAACGATTGAGAAACTATCGGAAGAAATTAAAACATTGAAA TCAGAGAAGAAGGAGCTTCGTGAAGAGAAACTTGTATTAAAGGCTGAAAAAGCAAAAATGGAGCAGCAGGTCAAATCCATGACCAATAACATTCCACCGCCTGGATTTATGGCACCACATCCGGCTGCATTTCAGGCTGGAGCACCCAAGATGCCCGTTTTTCCAGGCTACGGTTACATTCCAATGTGGCAGTATTTACCACCATCTACGTGTGATACATCTCATGATCATGAACTCAGGCCACCTGCTGCTTAA
- the LOC110900036 gene encoding transcription factor bHLH104 isoform X3: MFVSDLPDYSKLSRFTKILQWDLPTVRRNASENTSGGVQGDGSVASLAPPETEGVEKECSRKRGRSNSCSKAENKACRERQRRGILNNRFLELSSTLEPDRHATTDKFAMLGDAIRVLNQLKSETQDFKETIEKLSEEIKTLKSEKKELREEKLVLKAEKAKMEQQVKSMTNNIPPPGFMAPHPAAFQAGAPKMPVFPGYGYIPMWQYLPPSTCDTSHDHELRPPAA; the protein is encoded by the exons ATGTTTGTGTCGGACTTGCCGGATTATTCTAAGCTCTCACGTTTCACAAAGATTTTACAATGGGACCTGCCAACTGTTCGACGAAATGCCTCAGAGAACACAAG TGGTGGAGTCCAAGGTGATGGTTCAGTTGCTAGCCTTGCACCACCGGAGACGGAGGGTGTGGAGAAAGAGTGCTCAAGAAAAAG GGGACGCAGTAACTCATGCAGCAAGGCCGAGAATAAAGCATGTCGTGAGAGGCAAAGAAGGGGAATATTAAACAACAG GTTCTTAGAATTAAGCTCTACTTTGGAACCCGACCGGCATGCCACCACTGATAAATTTGCTATGCTTGGAGATGCTATCCGAGTTCTAAATCAGCTCAAATCTGAAACACAGGATTTCAAAGAAACGATTGAGAAACTATCGGAAGAAATTAAAACATTGAAA TCAGAGAAGAAGGAGCTTCGTGAAGAGAAACTTGTATTAAAGGCTGAAAAAGCAAAAATGGAGCAGCAGGTCAAATCCATGACCAATAACATTCCACCGCCTGGATTTATGGCACCACATCCGGCTGCATTTCAGGCTGGAGCACCCAAGATGCCCGTTTTTCCAGGCTACGGTTACATTCCAATGTGGCAGTATTTACCACCATCTACGTGTGATACATCTCATGATCATGAACTCAGGCCACCTGCTGCTTAA